One stretch of Armigeres subalbatus isolate Guangzhou_Male chromosome 2, GZ_Asu_2, whole genome shotgun sequence DNA includes these proteins:
- the LOC134217737 gene encoding uroporphyrinogen-III synthase-like translates to MRKVVILKSESENSESYPSLLRKHGFEPVFVPTLDFSFKNLDVLRDRLLSPYKYSGLIFTSPRAITAVWDALEGNRLKDDWKPLENYSVGETSSDLIQRKLELTTKGQHSGNASNLADFIKTDLYDKTVTMPFLFPCGNLKQDVLQNKLSEYGYSLDCVEVYETVPHRDLERNLVDLFREGVVRPEYLLFFSPSGINYCASVFERHKLDIDGCRIVAIGPSTKKAIENKGFAVHRTAEKPSPEYVVSALLDT, encoded by the coding sequence ATGAGGAAAGTGGTCATCCTCAAGTCGGAGAGTGAAAACAGTGAATCCTACCCGTCGTTGCTAAGAAAACACGGCTTCGAGCCCGTCTTTGTGCCAACGTTGGATTTTTCCTTCAAGAACCTTGATGTCCTCCGCGACCGCCTGCTGTCGCCGTACAAATATTCTGGCCTAATCTTCACCAGCCCCCGGGCGATCACCGCCGTCTGGGATGCCCTGGAGGGAAACCGCTTGAAGGACGACTGGAAACCGTTGGAAAATTACTCCGTTGGCGAAACCAGCTCGGATCTGATACAACGCAAACTCGAACTGACCACCAAAGGACAGCACTCCGGAAATGCCAGCAATTTGGCGGATTTCATCAAAACGGATTTGTATGATAAAACAGTGACTATGCCATTTTTGTTCCCGTGTGGCAACCTGAAACAGGACGTCTTGCAGAACAAACTGTCCGAGTATGGCTACTCGTTGGATTGTGTCGAGGTATACGAAACGGTTCCCCATCGGGATCTGGAGCGGAATTTGGTGGACCTGTTTCGGGAAGGGGTGGTCCGACCGGAATATTTGCTATTCTTCAGTCCATCGGGAATAAATTACTGTGCCAGTGTGTTCGAGCGGCACAAACTGGATATCGATGGCTGTCGCATCGTTGCCATCGGACCGAGCACCAAGAAAGCGATCGAGAACAAAGGTTTTGCAGTGCATCGGACGGCGGAGAAGCCCTCGCCCGAGTATGTCGTTAGTGCTTTATTAGATACCTAA